A single Pan troglodytes isolate AG18354 chromosome X, NHGRI_mPanTro3-v2.0_pri, whole genome shotgun sequence DNA region contains:
- the LOC107971184 gene encoding T-complex protein 11-like X-linked protein 2 isoform X5, with protein sequence MPKTEETVLQNDPSVAENGAPEPKTPGQSQKSKSFCLDDQSPDLIETVNEVSKLSISHEIVVNQDFYVEETILPPNSVEGRFAEAMYNAFWNHLKEQLLSTPPDFTCALELLKDVKETLLSLLLPWQNRLRNEIEEALDTDLLKQEAEHGALDVPHLSNYILNLMALLCAPVRDEAIQKLETIRDPVQLLRGIFRVLGLMKMDMVNYTIQSFRPYLQEHSIQYEQAKFQELLDKQPNLLDYTTKWLTKAATDITTLCLSSPDSPSSSCSMACSLPSGAGNNSEPPSPTMVLYQGYLNLLLWDLENVEFPETLLMDRIRLQELAFQLHQLTVLASVLLVARSFSGEVLFRSPEFVDRLKCITKALTEEFISRPEETMLSVSEQVSQEVHQGLKDMGLTTLSTENTASLLGQLQNITKKENCIRSIVGVSATLSWRPHSH encoded by the exons ATCTGATAGAGACAGTTAATGAAGTTTCCAAGCTGAGCATTTCACATGAAATTGTAGTAAACCAAGATTTCTATGTGGAAGAGACCATTTTGCCTCCAAACAG TGTAGAAGGCAGGTTTGCGGAGGCAATGTACAATGCTTTTTGGAACCATCTGAAAGAACAGCTATTGAGTACTCCTCCTGACTTCACTTGTGCCCTTGAACTTCTAAAAGATGTTAAGGAG ACCTTGCTATCACTGCTATTACCATGGCAGAACcgcctaagaaatgagatagaagaAGCTCTGGACACAGATCTCCTCAAGCAGGAAGCAGAACATGGGGCCCTGGATGTCCCTCATCTTTCTAACTACATTCTCAATTTGATGGCTCTGCTATGTGCACCGGTTCGAGATGAAGCGATACAGAAACTAGAGACCATAAGAGATCCAGTGCAGTTACTGAG GGGCATCTTCCGTGTTCTGGGCCTAATGAAAATGGACATGGTGAACTATACCATCCAGAGCTTTCGACCCTACCTGCAGGAACATTCCATCCAGTATGAACAAGCTAAATTCCAGGAACTCCTTGATAAACAGCCCA ATCTCCTCGATTATACCACAAAATGGCTAaccaaagcagccacagacatcACTACACTATGTCTGAGTTCTCCTGACTCACCTAGCTCCTCCTGCAGCATGGCGTGTTCACTTCCAAGCGGGGCAGGTAACAATTCAGAGCCCCCCAGTCCAACAATGGTGCTATACCAAGGCTACCTCAACCTCCTCCTCTGGGATCTTGAAAACGTAGAATTCCCAGAG ACTCTGCTGATGGACAGAATCCGGCTCCAGGAACTGGCATTCCAGTTGCACCAGTTAACTGTCCTGGCCTCAGTCTTGCTAGTGGCCAGAAGCTTCTCTGGTGAAGTTTTATTCAGATCACCTGAATTTGTGGATAGACTGAAATGCATCACCAAGGCCCTAACTGAGGAATTTATCTCCAG GCCTGAAGAGACTATGCTGAGTGTGAGTGAACAGGTGTCTCAGGAAGTCCATCAAGGCCTTAAGGACATGGGCCTCACTACTCTGAGCACTGAAAACACCGCATCTCTTCTAGGCCAACTCCAGAACATCACCAAGAAAGAGAACTGCATTCGTAGCATTGTTG GAGTCTCTGCTACACTTTCCTGGAGGCCTCATTCTCATTGA
- the LOC107971184 gene encoding T-complex protein 11-like X-linked protein 2 isoform X11 — MWKRPFCLQTGKRAICSFNPSYSVEGRFAEAMYNAFWNHLKEQLLSTPPDFTCALELLKDVKETLLSLLLPWQNRLRNEIEEALDTDLLKQEAEHGALDVPHLSNYILNLMALLCAPVRDEAIQKLETIRDPVQLLRGIFRVLGLMKMDMVNYTIQSFRPYLQEHSIQYEQAKFQELLDKQPNLLDYTTKWLTKAATDITTLCLSSPDSPSSSCSMACSLPSGAGNNSEPPSPTMVLYQGYLNLLLWDLENVEFPETLLMDRIRLQELAFQLHQLTVLASVLLVARSFSGEVLFRSPEFVDRLKCITKALTEEFISRPEETMLSVSEQVSQEVHQGLKDMGLTTLSTENTASLLGQLQNITKKENCIRSIVGVSATLSWRPHSH, encoded by the exons ATGTGGAAGAGACCATTTTGCCTCCAAACAG GTAAAAGAGCAATCTGCTCATTTAACCCTTCTTATAGTGTAGAAGGCAGGTTTGCGGAGGCAATGTACAATGCTTTTTGGAACCATCTGAAAGAACAGCTATTGAGTACTCCTCCTGACTTCACTTGTGCCCTTGAACTTCTAAAAGATGTTAAGGAG ACCTTGCTATCACTGCTATTACCATGGCAGAACcgcctaagaaatgagatagaagaAGCTCTGGACACAGATCTCCTCAAGCAGGAAGCAGAACATGGGGCCCTGGATGTCCCTCATCTTTCTAACTACATTCTCAATTTGATGGCTCTGCTATGTGCACCGGTTCGAGATGAAGCGATACAGAAACTAGAGACCATAAGAGATCCAGTGCAGTTACTGAG GGGCATCTTCCGTGTTCTGGGCCTAATGAAAATGGACATGGTGAACTATACCATCCAGAGCTTTCGACCCTACCTGCAGGAACATTCCATCCAGTATGAACAAGCTAAATTCCAGGAACTCCTTGATAAACAGCCCA ATCTCCTCGATTATACCACAAAATGGCTAaccaaagcagccacagacatcACTACACTATGTCTGAGTTCTCCTGACTCACCTAGCTCCTCCTGCAGCATGGCGTGTTCACTTCCAAGCGGGGCAGGTAACAATTCAGAGCCCCCCAGTCCAACAATGGTGCTATACCAAGGCTACCTCAACCTCCTCCTCTGGGATCTTGAAAACGTAGAATTCCCAGAG ACTCTGCTGATGGACAGAATCCGGCTCCAGGAACTGGCATTCCAGTTGCACCAGTTAACTGTCCTGGCCTCAGTCTTGCTAGTGGCCAGAAGCTTCTCTGGTGAAGTTTTATTCAGATCACCTGAATTTGTGGATAGACTGAAATGCATCACCAAGGCCCTAACTGAGGAATTTATCTCCAG GCCTGAAGAGACTATGCTGAGTGTGAGTGAACAGGTGTCTCAGGAAGTCCATCAAGGCCTTAAGGACATGGGCCTCACTACTCTGAGCACTGAAAACACCGCATCTCTTCTAGGCCAACTCCAGAACATCACCAAGAAAGAGAACTGCATTCGTAGCATTGTTG GAGTCTCTGCTACACTTTCCTGGAGGCCTCATTCTCATTGA
- the LOC107971184 gene encoding T-complex protein 11-like X-linked protein 2 isoform X7: protein MWKRPFCLQTEGRFAEAMYNAFWNHLKEQLLSTPPDFTCALELLKDVKENRLRNEIEEALDTDLLKQEAEHGALDVPHLSNYILNLMALLCAPVRDEAIQKLETIRDPVQLLRGIFRVLGLMKMDMVNYTIQSFRPYLQEHSIQYEQAKFQELLDKQPNLLDYTTKWLTKAATDITTLCLSSPDSPSSSCSMACSLPSGAGNNSEPPSPTMVLYQGYLNLLLWDLENVEFPETLLMDRIRLQELAFQLHQLTVLASVLLVARSFSGEVLFRSPEFVDRLKCITKALTEEFISRPEETMLSVSEQVSQEVHQGLKDMGLTTLSTENTASLLGQLQNITKKENCIRSIVDQWIRFFLKCCLLHGMQESLLHFPGGLILIEKELAELGWKFLNLMHHNQQVFGPYYAEILKHIIHPAQAQETDVEPN, encoded by the exons ATGTGGAAGAGACCATTTTGCCTCCAAACAG AAGGCAGGTTTGCGGAGGCAATGTACAATGCTTTTTGGAACCATCTGAAAGAACAGCTATTGAGTACTCCTCCTGACTTCACTTGTGCCCTTGAACTTCTAAAAGATGTTAAGGAG AACcgcctaagaaatgagatagaagaAGCTCTGGACACAGATCTCCTCAAGCAGGAAGCAGAACATGGGGCCCTGGATGTCCCTCATCTTTCTAACTACATTCTCAATTTGATGGCTCTGCTATGTGCACCGGTTCGAGATGAAGCGATACAGAAACTAGAGACCATAAGAGATCCAGTGCAGTTACTGAG GGGCATCTTCCGTGTTCTGGGCCTAATGAAAATGGACATGGTGAACTATACCATCCAGAGCTTTCGACCCTACCTGCAGGAACATTCCATCCAGTATGAACAAGCTAAATTCCAGGAACTCCTTGATAAACAGCCCA ATCTCCTCGATTATACCACAAAATGGCTAaccaaagcagccacagacatcACTACACTATGTCTGAGTTCTCCTGACTCACCTAGCTCCTCCTGCAGCATGGCGTGTTCACTTCCAAGCGGGGCAGGTAACAATTCAGAGCCCCCCAGTCCAACAATGGTGCTATACCAAGGCTACCTCAACCTCCTCCTCTGGGATCTTGAAAACGTAGAATTCCCAGAG ACTCTGCTGATGGACAGAATCCGGCTCCAGGAACTGGCATTCCAGTTGCACCAGTTAACTGTCCTGGCCTCAGTCTTGCTAGTGGCCAGAAGCTTCTCTGGTGAAGTTTTATTCAGATCACCTGAATTTGTGGATAGACTGAAATGCATCACCAAGGCCCTAACTGAGGAATTTATCTCCAG GCCTGAAGAGACTATGCTGAGTGTGAGTGAACAGGTGTCTCAGGAAGTCCATCAAGGCCTTAAGGACATGGGCCTCACTACTCTGAGCACTGAAAACACCGCATCTCTTCTAGGCCAACTCCAGAACATCACCAAGAAAGAGAACTGCATTCGTAGCATTGTTG ATCAGTGGATCCGTTTTTTTCTCAAATGCTGTTTGCTTCATGGCATGCAGGAGTCTCTGCTACACTTTCCTGGAGGCCTCATTCTCATTGAAAAGGAGTTGGCAGAACTGGGCTGGAAGTTTCTCAATCTGATGCATCATAATCAGCAGGTATTTGGCCCATACTATGCTGAGATCCTAAAACACATCATCCATCCAGCTCAAGCACAAGAAACAGATGTGGAGCCTAACTGA
- the LOC107971184 gene encoding T-complex protein 11-like X-linked protein 2 isoform X1, which produces MPKTEETVLQNDPSVAENGAPEPKTPGQSQKSKSFCLDDQSPDLIETVNEVSKLSISHEIVVNQDFYVEETILPPNSVEGRFAEAMYNAFWNHLKEQLLSTPPDFTCALELLKDVKETLLSLLLPWQNRLRNEIEEALDTDLLKQEAEHGALDVPHLSNYILNLMALLCAPVRDEAIQKLETIRDPVQLLRGIFRVLGLMKMDMVNYTIQSFRPYLQEHSIQYEQAKFQELLDKQPNLLDYTTKWLTKAATDITTLCLSSPDSPSSSCSMACSLPSGAGNNSEPPSPTMVLYQGYLNLLLWDLENVEFPETLLMDRIRLQELAFQLHQLTVLASVLLVARSFSGEVLFRSPEFVDRLKCITKALTEEFISRPEETMLSVSEQVSQEVHQGLKDMGLTTLSTENTASLLGQLQNITKKENCIRSIVDQWIRFFLKCCLLHGMQESLLHFPGGLILIEKELAELGWKFLNLMHHNQQVFGPYYAEILKHIIHPAQAQETDVEPN; this is translated from the exons ATCTGATAGAGACAGTTAATGAAGTTTCCAAGCTGAGCATTTCACATGAAATTGTAGTAAACCAAGATTTCTATGTGGAAGAGACCATTTTGCCTCCAAACAG TGTAGAAGGCAGGTTTGCGGAGGCAATGTACAATGCTTTTTGGAACCATCTGAAAGAACAGCTATTGAGTACTCCTCCTGACTTCACTTGTGCCCTTGAACTTCTAAAAGATGTTAAGGAG ACCTTGCTATCACTGCTATTACCATGGCAGAACcgcctaagaaatgagatagaagaAGCTCTGGACACAGATCTCCTCAAGCAGGAAGCAGAACATGGGGCCCTGGATGTCCCTCATCTTTCTAACTACATTCTCAATTTGATGGCTCTGCTATGTGCACCGGTTCGAGATGAAGCGATACAGAAACTAGAGACCATAAGAGATCCAGTGCAGTTACTGAG GGGCATCTTCCGTGTTCTGGGCCTAATGAAAATGGACATGGTGAACTATACCATCCAGAGCTTTCGACCCTACCTGCAGGAACATTCCATCCAGTATGAACAAGCTAAATTCCAGGAACTCCTTGATAAACAGCCCA ATCTCCTCGATTATACCACAAAATGGCTAaccaaagcagccacagacatcACTACACTATGTCTGAGTTCTCCTGACTCACCTAGCTCCTCCTGCAGCATGGCGTGTTCACTTCCAAGCGGGGCAGGTAACAATTCAGAGCCCCCCAGTCCAACAATGGTGCTATACCAAGGCTACCTCAACCTCCTCCTCTGGGATCTTGAAAACGTAGAATTCCCAGAG ACTCTGCTGATGGACAGAATCCGGCTCCAGGAACTGGCATTCCAGTTGCACCAGTTAACTGTCCTGGCCTCAGTCTTGCTAGTGGCCAGAAGCTTCTCTGGTGAAGTTTTATTCAGATCACCTGAATTTGTGGATAGACTGAAATGCATCACCAAGGCCCTAACTGAGGAATTTATCTCCAG GCCTGAAGAGACTATGCTGAGTGTGAGTGAACAGGTGTCTCAGGAAGTCCATCAAGGCCTTAAGGACATGGGCCTCACTACTCTGAGCACTGAAAACACCGCATCTCTTCTAGGCCAACTCCAGAACATCACCAAGAAAGAGAACTGCATTCGTAGCATTGTTG ATCAGTGGATCCGTTTTTTTCTCAAATGCTGTTTGCTTCATGGCATGCAGGAGTCTCTGCTACACTTTCCTGGAGGCCTCATTCTCATTGAAAAGGAGTTGGCAGAACTGGGCTGGAAGTTTCTCAATCTGATGCATCATAATCAGCAGGTATTTGGCCCATACTATGCTGAGATCCTAAAACACATCATCCATCCAGCTCAAGCACAAGAAACAGATGTGGAGCCTAACTGA
- the LOC107971184 gene encoding T-complex protein 11-like X-linked protein 2 isoform X6 produces the protein MWKRPFCLQTEGRFAEAMYNAFWNHLKEQLLSTPPDFTCALELLKDVKETLLSLLLPWQNRLRNEIEEALDTDLLKQEAEHGALDVPHLSNYILNLMALLCAPVRDEAIQKLETIRDPVQLLRGIFRVLGLMKMDMVNYTIQSFRPYLQEHSIQYEQAKFQELLDKQPNLLDYTTKWLTKAATDITTLCLSSPDSPSSSCSMACSLPSGAGNNSEPPSPTMVLYQGYLNLLLWDLENVEFPETLLMDRIRLQELAFQLHQLTVLASVLLVARSFSGEVLFRSPEFVDRLKCITKALTEEFISRPEETMLSVSEQVSQEVHQGLKDMGLTTLSTENTASLLGQLQNITKKENCIRSIVDQWIRFFLKCCLLHGMQESLLHFPGGLILIEKELAELGWKFLNLMHHNQQVFGPYYAEILKHIIHPAQAQETDVEPN, from the exons ATGTGGAAGAGACCATTTTGCCTCCAAACAG AAGGCAGGTTTGCGGAGGCAATGTACAATGCTTTTTGGAACCATCTGAAAGAACAGCTATTGAGTACTCCTCCTGACTTCACTTGTGCCCTTGAACTTCTAAAAGATGTTAAGGAG ACCTTGCTATCACTGCTATTACCATGGCAGAACcgcctaagaaatgagatagaagaAGCTCTGGACACAGATCTCCTCAAGCAGGAAGCAGAACATGGGGCCCTGGATGTCCCTCATCTTTCTAACTACATTCTCAATTTGATGGCTCTGCTATGTGCACCGGTTCGAGATGAAGCGATACAGAAACTAGAGACCATAAGAGATCCAGTGCAGTTACTGAG GGGCATCTTCCGTGTTCTGGGCCTAATGAAAATGGACATGGTGAACTATACCATCCAGAGCTTTCGACCCTACCTGCAGGAACATTCCATCCAGTATGAACAAGCTAAATTCCAGGAACTCCTTGATAAACAGCCCA ATCTCCTCGATTATACCACAAAATGGCTAaccaaagcagccacagacatcACTACACTATGTCTGAGTTCTCCTGACTCACCTAGCTCCTCCTGCAGCATGGCGTGTTCACTTCCAAGCGGGGCAGGTAACAATTCAGAGCCCCCCAGTCCAACAATGGTGCTATACCAAGGCTACCTCAACCTCCTCCTCTGGGATCTTGAAAACGTAGAATTCCCAGAG ACTCTGCTGATGGACAGAATCCGGCTCCAGGAACTGGCATTCCAGTTGCACCAGTTAACTGTCCTGGCCTCAGTCTTGCTAGTGGCCAGAAGCTTCTCTGGTGAAGTTTTATTCAGATCACCTGAATTTGTGGATAGACTGAAATGCATCACCAAGGCCCTAACTGAGGAATTTATCTCCAG GCCTGAAGAGACTATGCTGAGTGTGAGTGAACAGGTGTCTCAGGAAGTCCATCAAGGCCTTAAGGACATGGGCCTCACTACTCTGAGCACTGAAAACACCGCATCTCTTCTAGGCCAACTCCAGAACATCACCAAGAAAGAGAACTGCATTCGTAGCATTGTTG ATCAGTGGATCCGTTTTTTTCTCAAATGCTGTTTGCTTCATGGCATGCAGGAGTCTCTGCTACACTTTCCTGGAGGCCTCATTCTCATTGAAAAGGAGTTGGCAGAACTGGGCTGGAAGTTTCTCAATCTGATGCATCATAATCAGCAGGTATTTGGCCCATACTATGCTGAGATCCTAAAACACATCATCCATCCAGCTCAAGCACAAGAAACAGATGTGGAGCCTAACTGA
- the LOC107971184 gene encoding T-complex protein 11-like X-linked protein 2 isoform X4, protein MWKRPFCLQTGKRAICSFNPSYSVEGRFAEAMYNAFWNHLKEQLLSTPPDFTCALELLKDVKETLLSLLLPWQNRLRNEIEEALDTDLLKQEAEHGALDVPHLSNYILNLMALLCAPVRDEAIQKLETIRDPVQLLRGIFRVLGLMKMDMVNYTIQSFRPYLQEHSIQYEQAKFQELLDKQPNLLDYTTKWLTKAATDITTLCLSSPDSPSSSCSMACSLPSGAGNNSEPPSPTMVLYQGYLNLLLWDLENVEFPETLLMDRIRLQELAFQLHQLTVLASVLLVARSFSGEVLFRSPEFVDRLKCITKALTEEFISRPEETMLSVSEQVSQEVHQGLKDMGLTTLSTENTASLLGQLQNITKKENCIRSIVDQWIRFFLKCCLLHGMQESLLHFPGGLILIEKELAELGWKFLNLMHHNQQVFGPYYAEILKHIIHPAQAQETDVEPN, encoded by the exons ATGTGGAAGAGACCATTTTGCCTCCAAACAG GTAAAAGAGCAATCTGCTCATTTAACCCTTCTTATAGTGTAGAAGGCAGGTTTGCGGAGGCAATGTACAATGCTTTTTGGAACCATCTGAAAGAACAGCTATTGAGTACTCCTCCTGACTTCACTTGTGCCCTTGAACTTCTAAAAGATGTTAAGGAG ACCTTGCTATCACTGCTATTACCATGGCAGAACcgcctaagaaatgagatagaagaAGCTCTGGACACAGATCTCCTCAAGCAGGAAGCAGAACATGGGGCCCTGGATGTCCCTCATCTTTCTAACTACATTCTCAATTTGATGGCTCTGCTATGTGCACCGGTTCGAGATGAAGCGATACAGAAACTAGAGACCATAAGAGATCCAGTGCAGTTACTGAG GGGCATCTTCCGTGTTCTGGGCCTAATGAAAATGGACATGGTGAACTATACCATCCAGAGCTTTCGACCCTACCTGCAGGAACATTCCATCCAGTATGAACAAGCTAAATTCCAGGAACTCCTTGATAAACAGCCCA ATCTCCTCGATTATACCACAAAATGGCTAaccaaagcagccacagacatcACTACACTATGTCTGAGTTCTCCTGACTCACCTAGCTCCTCCTGCAGCATGGCGTGTTCACTTCCAAGCGGGGCAGGTAACAATTCAGAGCCCCCCAGTCCAACAATGGTGCTATACCAAGGCTACCTCAACCTCCTCCTCTGGGATCTTGAAAACGTAGAATTCCCAGAG ACTCTGCTGATGGACAGAATCCGGCTCCAGGAACTGGCATTCCAGTTGCACCAGTTAACTGTCCTGGCCTCAGTCTTGCTAGTGGCCAGAAGCTTCTCTGGTGAAGTTTTATTCAGATCACCTGAATTTGTGGATAGACTGAAATGCATCACCAAGGCCCTAACTGAGGAATTTATCTCCAG GCCTGAAGAGACTATGCTGAGTGTGAGTGAACAGGTGTCTCAGGAAGTCCATCAAGGCCTTAAGGACATGGGCCTCACTACTCTGAGCACTGAAAACACCGCATCTCTTCTAGGCCAACTCCAGAACATCACCAAGAAAGAGAACTGCATTCGTAGCATTGTTG ATCAGTGGATCCGTTTTTTTCTCAAATGCTGTTTGCTTCATGGCATGCAGGAGTCTCTGCTACACTTTCCTGGAGGCCTCATTCTCATTGAAAAGGAGTTGGCAGAACTGGGCTGGAAGTTTCTCAATCTGATGCATCATAATCAGCAGGTATTTGGCCCATACTATGCTGAGATCCTAAAACACATCATCCATCCAGCTCAAGCACAAGAAACAGATGTGGAGCCTAACTGA
- the LOC107971184 gene encoding T-complex protein 11-like X-linked protein 2 isoform X3, with protein sequence MPKTEETVLQNDPSVAENGAPEPKTPGQSQKSKSFCLDDQSPDLIETVNEVSKLSISHEIVVNQDFYVEETILPPNSVEGRFAEAMYNAFWNHLKEQLLSTPPDFTCALELLKDVKETLLSLLLPWQNRLRNEIEEALDTDLLKQEAEHGALDVPHLSNYILNLMALLCAPVRDEAIQKLETIRDPVQLLRGIFRVLGLMKMDMVNYTIQSFRPYLQEHSIQYEQAKFQELLDKQPNLLDYTTKWLTKAATDITTLCLSSPDSPSSSCSMACSLPSGAGNNSEPPSPTMVLYQGYLNLLLWDLENVEFPETLLMDRIRLQELAFQLHQLTVLASVLLVARSFSGEVLFRSPEFVDRLKCITKALTEEFISRPEETMLSVSEQVSQEVHQGLKDMGLTTLSTENTASLLGQLQNITKKENCIRSIVDQWIRFFLKCCLLHGMQESLLHFPGGLILIEKELAELGWKFLNLMHHNQQSHFSQNEIFPEDHE encoded by the exons ATCTGATAGAGACAGTTAATGAAGTTTCCAAGCTGAGCATTTCACATGAAATTGTAGTAAACCAAGATTTCTATGTGGAAGAGACCATTTTGCCTCCAAACAG TGTAGAAGGCAGGTTTGCGGAGGCAATGTACAATGCTTTTTGGAACCATCTGAAAGAACAGCTATTGAGTACTCCTCCTGACTTCACTTGTGCCCTTGAACTTCTAAAAGATGTTAAGGAG ACCTTGCTATCACTGCTATTACCATGGCAGAACcgcctaagaaatgagatagaagaAGCTCTGGACACAGATCTCCTCAAGCAGGAAGCAGAACATGGGGCCCTGGATGTCCCTCATCTTTCTAACTACATTCTCAATTTGATGGCTCTGCTATGTGCACCGGTTCGAGATGAAGCGATACAGAAACTAGAGACCATAAGAGATCCAGTGCAGTTACTGAG GGGCATCTTCCGTGTTCTGGGCCTAATGAAAATGGACATGGTGAACTATACCATCCAGAGCTTTCGACCCTACCTGCAGGAACATTCCATCCAGTATGAACAAGCTAAATTCCAGGAACTCCTTGATAAACAGCCCA ATCTCCTCGATTATACCACAAAATGGCTAaccaaagcagccacagacatcACTACACTATGTCTGAGTTCTCCTGACTCACCTAGCTCCTCCTGCAGCATGGCGTGTTCACTTCCAAGCGGGGCAGGTAACAATTCAGAGCCCCCCAGTCCAACAATGGTGCTATACCAAGGCTACCTCAACCTCCTCCTCTGGGATCTTGAAAACGTAGAATTCCCAGAG ACTCTGCTGATGGACAGAATCCGGCTCCAGGAACTGGCATTCCAGTTGCACCAGTTAACTGTCCTGGCCTCAGTCTTGCTAGTGGCCAGAAGCTTCTCTGGTGAAGTTTTATTCAGATCACCTGAATTTGTGGATAGACTGAAATGCATCACCAAGGCCCTAACTGAGGAATTTATCTCCAG GCCTGAAGAGACTATGCTGAGTGTGAGTGAACAGGTGTCTCAGGAAGTCCATCAAGGCCTTAAGGACATGGGCCTCACTACTCTGAGCACTGAAAACACCGCATCTCTTCTAGGCCAACTCCAGAACATCACCAAGAAAGAGAACTGCATTCGTAGCATTGTTG ATCAGTGGATCCGTTTTTTTCTCAAATGCTGTTTGCTTCATGGCATGCAGGAGTCTCTGCTACACTTTCCTGGAGGCCTCATTCTCATTGAAAAGGAGTTGGCAGAACTGGGCTGGAAGTTTCTCAATCTGATGCATCATAATCAGCAG AGTCATTTTTCACAAAACGAAATCTTTCCAGAAGATCACGAATAA
- the LOC107971184 gene encoding T-complex protein 11-like X-linked protein 2 isoform X2, translating to MPKTEETVLQNDPSVAENGAPEPKTPGQSQKSKSFCLDDQSPDLIETVNEVSKLSISHEIVVNQDFYVEETILPPNSVEGRFAEAMYNAFWNHLKEQLLSTPPDFTCALELLKDVKENRLRNEIEEALDTDLLKQEAEHGALDVPHLSNYILNLMALLCAPVRDEAIQKLETIRDPVQLLRGIFRVLGLMKMDMVNYTIQSFRPYLQEHSIQYEQAKFQELLDKQPNLLDYTTKWLTKAATDITTLCLSSPDSPSSSCSMACSLPSGAGNNSEPPSPTMVLYQGYLNLLLWDLENVEFPETLLMDRIRLQELAFQLHQLTVLASVLLVARSFSGEVLFRSPEFVDRLKCITKALTEEFISRPEETMLSVSEQVSQEVHQGLKDMGLTTLSTENTASLLGQLQNITKKENCIRSIVDQWIRFFLKCCLLHGMQESLLHFPGGLILIEKELAELGWKFLNLMHHNQQVFGPYYAEILKHIIHPAQAQETDVEPN from the exons ATCTGATAGAGACAGTTAATGAAGTTTCCAAGCTGAGCATTTCACATGAAATTGTAGTAAACCAAGATTTCTATGTGGAAGAGACCATTTTGCCTCCAAACAG TGTAGAAGGCAGGTTTGCGGAGGCAATGTACAATGCTTTTTGGAACCATCTGAAAGAACAGCTATTGAGTACTCCTCCTGACTTCACTTGTGCCCTTGAACTTCTAAAAGATGTTAAGGAG AACcgcctaagaaatgagatagaagaAGCTCTGGACACAGATCTCCTCAAGCAGGAAGCAGAACATGGGGCCCTGGATGTCCCTCATCTTTCTAACTACATTCTCAATTTGATGGCTCTGCTATGTGCACCGGTTCGAGATGAAGCGATACAGAAACTAGAGACCATAAGAGATCCAGTGCAGTTACTGAG GGGCATCTTCCGTGTTCTGGGCCTAATGAAAATGGACATGGTGAACTATACCATCCAGAGCTTTCGACCCTACCTGCAGGAACATTCCATCCAGTATGAACAAGCTAAATTCCAGGAACTCCTTGATAAACAGCCCA ATCTCCTCGATTATACCACAAAATGGCTAaccaaagcagccacagacatcACTACACTATGTCTGAGTTCTCCTGACTCACCTAGCTCCTCCTGCAGCATGGCGTGTTCACTTCCAAGCGGGGCAGGTAACAATTCAGAGCCCCCCAGTCCAACAATGGTGCTATACCAAGGCTACCTCAACCTCCTCCTCTGGGATCTTGAAAACGTAGAATTCCCAGAG ACTCTGCTGATGGACAGAATCCGGCTCCAGGAACTGGCATTCCAGTTGCACCAGTTAACTGTCCTGGCCTCAGTCTTGCTAGTGGCCAGAAGCTTCTCTGGTGAAGTTTTATTCAGATCACCTGAATTTGTGGATAGACTGAAATGCATCACCAAGGCCCTAACTGAGGAATTTATCTCCAG GCCTGAAGAGACTATGCTGAGTGTGAGTGAACAGGTGTCTCAGGAAGTCCATCAAGGCCTTAAGGACATGGGCCTCACTACTCTGAGCACTGAAAACACCGCATCTCTTCTAGGCCAACTCCAGAACATCACCAAGAAAGAGAACTGCATTCGTAGCATTGTTG ATCAGTGGATCCGTTTTTTTCTCAAATGCTGTTTGCTTCATGGCATGCAGGAGTCTCTGCTACACTTTCCTGGAGGCCTCATTCTCATTGAAAAGGAGTTGGCAGAACTGGGCTGGAAGTTTCTCAATCTGATGCATCATAATCAGCAGGTATTTGGCCCATACTATGCTGAGATCCTAAAACACATCATCCATCCAGCTCAAGCACAAGAAACAGATGTGGAGCCTAACTGA